From the Streptomyces pluripotens genome, one window contains:
- a CDS encoding NAD(P)/FAD-dependent oxidoreductase, producing MPDRKNSTELLIIGGGVIGVSIAYHCAKAGIDVLLLEKDQFGTATTAQTARAFRTYFPKKPHDTELAVRSLPEFNAFAATMNTDLGLKHLGLLTVLTSPEQAAEIEALLPAHREVGADVQLLTPAQAVEYNPWLDAGTIEAAVWSPECYRVAPEALVKGYADAATTLGARLLTGTEVTGIDARTGQVSTTAGEFTADALVIAAGPWGGDVAKLAGMELPVWGQFAELLYTDPICDHDTDTPFTFHPVSGLKTMGRGKGFLVGLERISKQEGMRDVWFEAAVDELPKWYPKAAGAKLHSAWTGTLDVTPTKSALIGQGAGEHQRILFAAGFTGHGLAHAPTAGRIVRDLYRGAKPEVDLTPFSLATNQAQKTA from the coding sequence ATGCCTGACCGGAAGAACTCCACCGAACTGCTGATCATAGGCGGCGGCGTGATCGGCGTGTCCATCGCCTACCACTGCGCCAAGGCCGGCATCGACGTGCTCCTGCTGGAAAAGGACCAGTTCGGCACGGCCACCACAGCACAGACCGCGCGGGCGTTTCGCACGTACTTCCCGAAGAAGCCGCACGACACCGAACTGGCGGTCCGGAGCCTGCCCGAGTTCAACGCGTTCGCGGCGACGATGAACACCGACCTCGGGCTGAAGCACCTCGGGCTGCTCACGGTGCTCACCAGCCCTGAGCAGGCGGCCGAGATCGAGGCACTGCTGCCGGCGCACCGCGAGGTGGGCGCCGACGTCCAACTGCTCACCCCCGCCCAGGCTGTCGAGTACAACCCCTGGCTGGACGCCGGGACGATCGAGGCTGCGGTCTGGTCCCCGGAGTGTTACCGCGTCGCGCCGGAAGCGCTGGTCAAGGGGTACGCGGACGCGGCGACGACGCTGGGTGCCCGGCTGCTGACCGGCACCGAAGTGACCGGTATCGACGCCCGAACCGGCCAGGTGTCCACCACCGCAGGCGAGTTCACCGCGGACGCACTGGTCATCGCGGCCGGGCCGTGGGGCGGCGACGTGGCCAAGCTCGCCGGCATGGAGTTGCCGGTCTGGGGCCAGTTCGCCGAGCTGCTGTACACCGACCCGATCTGCGACCACGACACCGACACGCCCTTCACCTTCCACCCGGTCTCCGGCCTGAAGACGATGGGGCGGGGCAAGGGATTCCTCGTCGGCCTGGAGCGCATCTCCAAGCAGGAGGGCATGCGGGACGTCTGGTTCGAGGCGGCCGTCGACGAGTTGCCCAAGTGGTACCCGAAGGCGGCGGGCGCCAAGCTGCACAGTGCCTGGACCGGGACGCTGGACGTCACCCCGACGAAGTCGGCGCTGATCGGCCAGGGTGCGGGCGAGCACCAGCGGATCCTCTTCGCGGCCGGCTTCACTGGCCACGGCCTGGCCCACGCGCCGACCGCCGGCCGGATCGTCCGCGACCTGTACCGCGGTGCCAAGCCGGAGGTCGACCTCACGCCCTTCTCCCTCGCCACCAACCAGGCGCAGAAGACGGCCTGA